One window of the Acinetobacter equi genome contains the following:
- a CDS encoding putative quorum-sensing-regulated virulence factor, which produces MHAIILDTETHTLNGQPIEIAYAPIEINDAKITLDKSQLFDQLYQADEPISYAAMAVHHILETDLADQPHYTTFKLPAETQYIIGHNIDYDIRAIQKCGVDTSSIKAICTLALARKVWPDAEAHNISALIYMISKGSEKAREMIRKAHRADMDIILTANILMHIVHHLKINNIEALYEASEDARIPRTVNFGKHKGTLIVDLPQDYVQWLLRQDELDPYLRKALENTAISTL; this is translated from the coding sequence ATGCACGCAATCATTTTAGATACAGAAACCCATACATTAAATGGTCAACCTATCGAAATTGCTTACGCCCCTATTGAAATTAATGACGCTAAAATTACATTAGATAAATCTCAACTTTTTGATCAGTTGTATCAAGCAGATGAGCCTATTTCTTATGCTGCAATGGCTGTTCATCATATTCTAGAAACAGACTTAGCAGACCAGCCTCATTACACAACATTTAAACTCCCAGCAGAAACACAATATATTATTGGTCATAACATTGATTACGATATTCGTGCTATTCAAAAATGTGGTGTAGATACATCTTCAATTAAAGCGATTTGTACCCTTGCCCTAGCTCGTAAAGTTTGGCCTGATGCTGAAGCACATAATATTTCTGCTTTAATTTATATGATCAGTAAAGGAAGTGAAAAAGCACGTGAAATGATTCGTAAAGCACACCGTGCAGATATGGACATTATTTTAACGGCAAATATTTTGATGCATATCGTGCATCACTTAAAAATTAATAATATTGAAGCATTATATGAAGCATCAGAAGATGCACGTATTCCACGTACTGTAAATTTTGGAAAACACAAAGGAACATTAATTGTAGATTTACCACAAGATTATGTTCAATGGTTACTACGCCAAGATGAGCTTGACCCATATTTACGTAAAGCATTAGAAAATACTGCTATTTCAACGTTATAG
- a CDS encoding S8 family serine peptidase, translated as MKIKLLTYTIASIMLSACGGSSQDQAKNNPVTNASQSSNNSNREVTNINCIETGAYACKTGRTEPLYTFQWALNYQESFFKKFKSIWKNDADPQNYDLNVENLHRQGIKGQGINIIILDDGIDIKHEDLSSNIKLDMTYNFQNRSNDPTPPLLDENKNDAHGTNVAGIIAAAQNGKGIMGIASRANLGGANYISTNTLKDTIAAYGGAPFSQNVDIFNASFGRNPITPPSYNDRNIELLVLRNLQYLRQNKGAILLKAAGNEFIADTQSTSAIRDCLPQFQNILSCENPAHEIQTLEPTTIIIAAANTKGIKASYSNAGAVNWVTGLAGESGLGGEYGEGVARLRHFLLQNHKTQGPSIFSTDLQGCVYGYSRSDSTDNLFSRGLSKLNRILNNAKCDYSQMNGTSAATPSVSAVTALILQVNPNLTWRDVREILKRTSRKIDLNYVSRSQANRLVDLKTGLLLNSTGTKNDIKDGATQVSLEFGWQTNNAGSQYSNWYGFGLVDATAAVELAKTYKAGTLPSRLQIPQFSNAFPNIHHLNYGQVTRLGIISMNQGNTIDQFQLRLSGPICAGSVGIFVKSPSGIISTLSIPYNIYYKSGISKVQNYSLGSYAFHDEKANGQWEIFAISGDKGTCTSEVSAQDPLKVEYRVIPKTSS; from the coding sequence ATGAAAATAAAATTACTCACTTATACAATTGCAAGTATTATGTTATCTGCATGTGGCGGTTCATCACAAGATCAGGCAAAAAACAATCCCGTTACAAATGCAAGTCAATCATCTAACAATTCGAATAGAGAAGTCACTAATATAAACTGTATCGAAACTGGAGCATATGCTTGTAAAACAGGTCGAACAGAGCCTCTTTATACTTTCCAATGGGCTCTAAATTATCAAGAAAGCTTCTTTAAAAAATTTAAAAGTATTTGGAAGAATGATGCAGATCCTCAAAATTACGATTTAAATGTAGAAAATCTGCACAGACAAGGAATTAAAGGACAAGGAATTAATATTATTATTTTAGATGACGGTATTGATATTAAGCATGAAGATTTAAGCTCAAATATTAAGCTTGATATGACTTATAATTTCCAAAATCGAAGCAATGATCCAACACCACCATTACTAGATGAAAATAAAAATGATGCTCATGGAACTAATGTTGCTGGAATTATTGCTGCTGCTCAAAATGGAAAAGGAATAATGGGGATAGCATCTAGGGCCAATTTAGGGGGTGCCAATTATATTTCAACAAATACATTAAAAGACACTATCGCTGCTTATGGAGGGGCTCCATTTTCTCAAAATGTTGATATTTTCAATGCTTCTTTTGGTCGAAATCCAATAACTCCTCCTTCTTATAATGATAGAAACATAGAGTTATTAGTTCTAAGGAACTTACAATATCTGCGACAAAATAAAGGAGCTATCCTTTTAAAAGCAGCAGGTAATGAGTTCATTGCTGACACTCAATCTACATCTGCTATCCGCGATTGTCTTCCGCAGTTTCAAAATATATTAAGTTGTGAAAATCCTGCTCATGAAATTCAAACACTAGAACCAACAACAATAATTATTGCAGCTGCAAATACGAAAGGAATAAAAGCAAGTTATTCAAATGCAGGGGCTGTGAATTGGGTGACAGGCTTAGCAGGTGAATCAGGTTTAGGTGGTGAATATGGTGAGGGTGTAGCTAGACTCCGACACTTCCTTTTACAGAACCATAAGACTCAAGGTCCATCAATATTTTCAACAGATTTACAAGGTTGTGTATATGGCTATAGTCGCAGTGATTCAACTGATAATCTCTTTTCTCGAGGATTATCTAAACTTAATAGAATACTCAATAATGCCAAATGTGATTACTCACAAATGAATGGTACATCTGCTGCAACCCCTTCAGTAAGCGCAGTCACGGCATTAATCTTACAAGTAAATCCTAATTTAACTTGGCGCGATGTTCGTGAAATATTAAAAAGAACCTCACGCAAAATTGATCTTAATTATGTTTCAAGAAGTCAGGCAAATCGCTTAGTCGACTTAAAAACAGGGCTACTTTTAAATTCAACGGGTACTAAAAATGACATCAAAGATGGTGCTACTCAAGTATCTTTAGAATTTGGTTGGCAAACAAATAATGCTGGCTCTCAATATTCTAACTGGTATGGCTTTGGTTTAGTTGATGCTACTGCTGCTGTAGAACTCGCAAAAACATATAAAGCTGGCACTTTGCCATCTAGATTACAAATTCCACAATTTTCAAATGCTTTTCCTAACATACATCATTTGAATTATGGTCAAGTCACCCGCTTAGGTATTATTTCAATGAATCAAGGAAATACAATTGATCAATTTCAGTTAAGGTTATCGGGGCCAATTTGTGCTGGAAGTGTAGGAATATTTGTGAAATCACCATCTGGTATTATTTCAACGCTCTCTATCCCCTACAATATTTATTATAAATCAGGCATATCAAAAGTTCAGAATTATAGTTTGGGTAGCTATGCATTCCACGATGAAAAAGCAAATGGGCAATGGGAGATTTTTGCTATAAGTGGTGATAAAGGTACTTGTACATCAGAGGTTAGTGCACAAGATCCACTTAAAGTCGAATATCGAGTGATTCCAAAAACATCATCTTAA
- a CDS encoding M61 family metallopeptidase, producing MLHYQIEFDDYRQHLIHVTLRFLADPTQVLSLPTWIPGSYLIREFSKHIESVKAYDEAGRVLKIHKFEKNKWRLFNTDHELITVEYDVYAYDLSVRGAYVDQNRLYVNPACACLGLEGQESKAIEVEVFLPDELKHFQIATGLKTKSLVKGRYTLYADNYAELIDAPFELAEQTRFSFEANGIAHEFVVSGQHAMNEQRMKQDIERICATEISMFGSAPFNDYTFMTMATGNSYGGLEHPNSTSLITPRSDLPKANEPEEPSEDYQRFLGLCSHEYFHSWLVKFIRPENFVNYDLNKEGYTSLLWIFEGFTSYYDDLILLRSGVIDQASYLKLLKAQIDRYLQNPGRFVQTVAESSFDAWVKFYRQDENSNNAGTSYYNKGCLVALCLDLGLRLRGSSLDELMRKLYENAQKGIQVHERTIYELCQELTGDNWIEQVNHLINTTDELPLDQLLPEFGIQYQIKDEKSLPFGLKVIEKPEGVLVQQARRDGSATLAGLSANDVIIAIDGVKATSKLLETYAQTEGTYTIFAFRRDELMQFEVNAGKVGLASVVLNVEDQAKAERWLNA from the coding sequence ATGTTGCATTATCAAATCGAATTCGACGATTATCGTCAGCATCTTATTCACGTGACTTTACGCTTTTTAGCAGATCCAACACAGGTACTTTCATTGCCGACTTGGATTCCTGGAAGTTATTTAATTCGTGAATTTTCTAAGCATATCGAAAGTGTAAAAGCATATGATGAAGCTGGTCGTGTTTTAAAGATTCATAAATTTGAAAAGAATAAATGGCGCTTATTCAATACAGATCATGAACTGATTACGGTTGAATATGACGTTTATGCGTATGATCTTTCAGTTCGTGGTGCATACGTAGATCAAAATCGTTTATATGTAAATCCTGCATGTGCGTGTTTAGGTTTAGAAGGTCAAGAATCTAAAGCAATTGAAGTTGAAGTTTTCTTACCTGATGAATTAAAGCACTTCCAAATTGCGACAGGACTTAAAACGAAAAGTTTGGTGAAAGGTCGTTATACGTTATATGCAGATAATTATGCTGAATTAATTGATGCACCATTTGAGTTAGCTGAACAGACACGCTTTAGTTTTGAAGCAAATGGTATTGCACATGAGTTTGTTGTATCTGGTCAGCATGCGATGAATGAACAGCGTATGAAACAAGATATTGAAAGAATCTGTGCAACAGAAATTTCAATGTTTGGTTCAGCACCATTTAATGACTATACCTTTATGACAATGGCAACTGGTAATAGTTATGGTGGTTTGGAACATCCAAATAGTACAAGTTTAATTACACCACGTAGTGATTTGCCAAAAGCTAATGAACCTGAAGAACCTTCTGAAGATTATCAACGCTTTTTAGGTTTATGTAGTCATGAATATTTTCATTCATGGTTAGTGAAATTTATTCGTCCAGAAAACTTTGTGAATTATGATTTAAATAAAGAAGGCTATACGTCTTTACTTTGGATTTTTGAAGGATTCACATCTTATTATGATGATTTAATTTTGTTAAGAAGTGGTGTGATTGATCAAGCTTCTTATTTGAAATTATTAAAAGCACAAATTGATCGCTATTTACAAAATCCAGGTCGTTTCGTTCAAACTGTTGCCGAATCAAGTTTTGATGCTTGGGTAAAGTTTTATCGTCAAGATGAAAACTCAAATAATGCTGGTACAAGCTATTACAACAAAGGCTGTTTAGTGGCTTTATGTTTAGATTTAGGCTTACGTTTACGTGGTTCTAGCTTAGATGAATTAATGCGTAAATTGTATGAAAATGCACAGAAAGGTATTCAAGTACATGAGCGTACAATTTATGAATTATGCCAAGAGTTAACAGGTGATAATTGGATTGAGCAAGTTAATCATTTGATTAATACAACAGATGAATTGCCACTTGATCAATTACTACCAGAATTTGGTATTCAGTATCAAATTAAGGATGAAAAATCACTTCCTTTTGGTTTAAAAGTTATTGAAAAACCAGAAGGTGTTTTAGTACAACAAGCACGCCGTGATGGTTCAGCAACACTTGCAGGTTTGTCTGCGAATGATGTGATTATTGCAATTGATGGCGTTAAGGCAACAAGCAAATTATTAGAGACATATGCACAAACTGAAGGCACGTATACAATTTTTGCTTTCCGTCGTGATGAATTAATGCAGTTTGAAGTGAATGCTGGAAAAGTTGGCTTAGCTTCAGTGGTATTAAATGTTGAAGATCAAGCGAAAGCTGAGCGTTGGCTAAATGCATAA